The following proteins are encoded in a genomic region of Musa acuminata AAA Group cultivar baxijiao chromosome BXJ2-11, Cavendish_Baxijiao_AAA, whole genome shotgun sequence:
- the LOC135626987 gene encoding serine/threonine-protein kinase CTR1-like isoform X1, with protein MGPASKAGPPLTSSNVFNRGCPLPLRGPYRSSVPTCETVRTLAPQRLIIYFCVLRAPTAFVVALRNSSSPPPGHRSPATASAFSSFFLLYLGRVLSSAGDSERCREPALVIPVRRSVRMPHRRPLLPRHPTSSSNDPPPSFDRESHPPPSPKQLVESSDRAPAAAWKPGNRFLSTRPRSGLDEERRPLVGPQGGGVMTPAEMFGDQDRFLIPLQRLSSGGGSSSFGGSLFTVDGNVLSGTTATVEGSGSLLAAVDGGMDLRDESADRNWAQRARESYYLQSSLATRLTSQAFLAGQPLLLLENSQEICGVSADSETVSYRLWVNGCLSYSDKIVDGFYNIMGMDPYLWAMCNEPEVGKRLPSLTALQVVDPSESSMEVVLVDKYADLSLKQLENRALELYHASETKLELVEKLAGLVSGFMGGAFKSEQGDLHRLWKSYSKELRKRQKSVVIPIGNLSIGLCRHRAILFKELADYIGIPCRIAHGCKYCSSVHPSSCLVKVEDAKQSFREYVVDLVGEPGRFYNPDSSINGNLLSSLPSPFQGPHLLGCKNLYTSETTWNQMLVQEQTGMIARNCYDPSEIEASRHLKVKAIGSKGEKKGNPPTVPKYLNLEPSLAMDWLEISWDKLEIKERIGAGSFGTVYHAEWHGSDVAVKVLADQDFHEDQLKEFLREVASRKEMYNSKLMKYRTIKKKRSSRSCCLQVLNLQANFCPVAIMKRVRHPNVVLFMGAVTKQPYLSIVTEYLPRGSLYRLINRTAAGEILDRRRRLRMALDVAKGVNYLHCLNPPIVHWDLKTPNLLVDKNWSVKVCDFGLSRFKANTFISSKSVAGTPEWMAPEFLRGEPSNEKCDVYSFGVILWELLTMQQPWSGLNPAQVVGAVAFQNRRLAIPQDTCPVLAALMESCWADDPRQRPSFSNIVDTLKKLLKPPVPLEQMASP; from the exons ATGGGGCCAGCTTCGAAAGCGGGCCCGCCGCTGACATCGTCTAACGTGTTCAACCGCGGCTGCCCTCTACCGCTACGTGGACCGTATCGGAGCAGCGTTCCCACGTGCGAAACTGTGCGCACGTTAGCGCCGCAgcgcttaattatttatttttgtgttcTCCGCGCCCCCACCGCCTTCGTCGTCGCCTTAAGGAACTCCTCCTCGCCCCCACCCGGACACCGGAGTCCCGCGACGGCCTCcgccttctcttccttcttcctcttataTTTGG GGAGGGTTTTATCGAGTGCTGGAGACAGCGAAAGATGCCGCGAGCCTGCGCTCGTGATCCCCGTGAGGCGGTCCGTGAGAATGCCCCATCGGCGGCCCCTCCTCCCTCGGCATCCCACATCCTCCTCCAACGACCCCCCGCCTTCTTTTGATCGCGAGAGCCACCCGCCCCCGTCGCCGAAGCAGCTCGTGGAGTCCAGCGATCGGGCACCAGCGGCCGCTTGGAAACCCGGGAACCGGTTCTTGAGCACTCGCCCGAGGTCCGGCCTCGATGAGGAGCGCCGGCCCTTGGTCGGACCCCAGGGGGGCGGTGTGATGACCCCGGCGGAAATGTTCGGCGACCAGGACCGCTTCCTGATTCCGTTGCAGCGGCTGTCCAGCGGCGGCGGGAGCAGCAGCTTCGGCGGCAGCTTGTTCACGGTGGACGGGAACGTGCTCTCCGGGACGACTGCCACCGTGGAGGGGAGCGGCAGTCTGTTGGCGGCAGTGGACGGCGGCATGGATCTGAGGGATGAGTCGGCTGATCGGAATTGGGCGCAGAGGGCGCGGGAGAGCTATTATCTGCAGTCGTCGCTGGCAACCAGGTTGACGTCGCAGGCGTTCTTGGCCGGACAGCCGCTCCTCCTGCTGGAAAACTCTCAGGAGATTTGCGGTGTCTCGGCCGATTCGGAGACGGTGTCGTATCGACTATGG GTCAATGGTTGCTTGTCTTATTCTGATAAGATAGTTGATGGATTCTATAACATTATGGGAATGGATCCTTACTTGTGGGCAATGTGCAATGAACCAGAGGTTGGTAAAAGGTTGCCCTCATTGACGGCTCTCCAAGTAGTTGATCCGAGTGAGTCCTCGATGGAAGTTGTCCTTGTTGATAAGTATGCTGATCTTAGCCTTAAACAGCTCGAAAACAGAGCTTTGGAGCTTTACCATGCATCAGAAACTAAGTTAGAGCTTGTAGAAAAACTCGCCGGACTTGTTTCTGGCTTTATGGG GGGTGCATTCAAATCAGAGCAAGGTGATCTTCATCGATTGTGGAAGTCGTATAGCAAAGAATTAAGAAAACGTCAAAAAAGTGTTGTCATTCCTATTGGCAACTTGTCTATAGGACTTTGTAGGCATCGTGCCATTCTCTTTAAG GAACTGGCTGATTACATAGGAATTCCATGTCGTATAGCTCATGGCTGTAAGTACTGTTCTTCAGTGCATCCTTCTTCTTGCCTAGTGAAAGTTGAGGATGCCAAACAGTCATTCAG GGAATATGTGGTAGATTTAGTTGGTGAACCAGGAAGATTCTATAATCCAGATTCATCCATCAATGGCAATTTGCTTTCGTCTCTGCCCTCCCCGTTCCAAGGTCCCCATTTGCTTGGTTGTAAGAACTTGTATACTTCTGAGACGACATGGAATCAGATGCTAGTTCAAGAGCAAACAG GTATGATTGCAAGAAACTGTTATGATCCATCTGAAATAGAAGCTTCCAGACATTTAAAAGTAAAGGCAATTGGTAGCAAGGGTGAGAAGAAGGGGAATCCTCCAACAGTACCTAAATACTTGAATCTGGAGCCTTCTCTTGCTATGGATTGGCTTGAGATATCATGGGACAAGTTGGAGATCAAGGAACGAATTGGAGCTG GTTCATTTGGGACAGTTTATCATGCTGAATGGCATGGATCA GATGTTGCAGTGAAGGTTCTTGCTGATCAAGACTTTCATGAAGATCAGTTGAAGGAGTTTCTGAGAGAG GTAGCTTCAAGAAAAGAAATGTACAACAGCAAATTGATGAAATACAGaactataaagaaaaaaagatcgaGTAGAAGCTGCTGCTTGCAAGTTCTTAACCTGCAGGCCAACTTTTGCCCG GTTGCTATAATGAAACGGGTTCGCCATCCAAATGTTGTACTATTCATGGGAGCTGTCACAAAACAACCATATTTGTCAATAGTGACCGAGTATCTGCCTAG GGGAAGTCTTTACCGTCTCATAAACAGAACTGCTGCTGGGGAAATTTTGGACAGGCGGCGTCGGTTGCGGATGGCCCTTGATGTG GCCAAAGGTGTCAATTATCTTCATTGTCTAAATCCACCTATTGTGCATTGGGATCTGAAGACTCCTAATCTTTTGGTAGACAAGAATTGGTCAGTGAAG GTTTGTGATTTTGGGTTATCGAGATTCAAGGCTAATACTttcatatcatcaaaatctgttgCAGGAACA CCTGAGTGGATGGCTCCAGAATTTCTTCGTGGAGAACCATCAAATGAAAAATgtgatgtttacagcttcggGGTGATCTTATGGGAGCTATTAACAATGCAACAACCTTGGAGTGGGCTTAACCCTGCGCAG GTTGTCGGAGCAGTTGCCTTTCAGAATAGAAGGCTGGCAATTCCTCAAGATACTTGTCCCGTGTTAGCAGCTCTCATGGAATCATGCTGGGCTGA TGATCCAAGACAGCGGCCTTCCTTTTCAAACATCGTTGATACGTTGAAGAAGCTACTGAAACCACCTGTGCCGCTGGAACAGATGGCCAGCCCAtag
- the LOC135626987 gene encoding serine/threonine-protein kinase CTR1-like isoform X2, which yields MGPASKAGPPLTSSNVFNRGCPLPLRGPYRSSVPTCETVRTLAPQRLIIYFCVLRAPTAFVVALRNSSSPPPGHRSPATASAFSSFFLLYLGRVLSSAGDSERCREPALVIPVRRSVRMPHRRPLLPRHPTSSSNDPPPSFDRESHPPPSPKQLVESSDRAPAAAWKPGNRFLSTRPRSGLDEERRPLVGPQGGGVMTPAEMFGDQDRFLIPLQRLSSGGGSSSFGGSLFTVDGNVLSGTTATVEGSGSLLAAVDGGMDLRDESADRNWAQRARESYYLQSSLATRLTSQAFLAGQPLLLLENSQEICGVSADSETVSYRLWVNGCLSYSDKIVDGFYNIMGMDPYLWAMCNEPEVGKRLPSLTALQVVDPSESSMEVVLVDKYADLSLKQLENRALELYHASETKLELVEKLAGLVSGFMGGAFKSEQGDLHRLWKSYSKELRKRQKSVVIPIGNLSIGLCRHRAILFKELADYIGIPCRIAHGCKYCSSVHPSSCLVKVEDAKQSFREYVVDLVGEPGRFYNPDSSINGNLLSSLPSPFQGPHLLGCKNLYTSETTWNQMLVQEQTGMIARNCYDPSEIEASRHLKVKAIGSKGEKKGNPPTVPKYLNLEPSLAMDWLEISWDKLEIKERIGAGSFGTVYHAEWHGSDVAVKVLADQDFHEDQLKEFLREVASRKEMYNSKLMKYRTIKKKRSSRSCCLQVLNLQANFCPVAIMKRVRHPNVVLFMGAVTKQPYLSIVTEYLPRGSLYRLINRTAAGEILDRRRRLRMALDVAKGVNYLHCLNPPIVHWDLKTPNLLVDKNWSVKPEWMAPEFLRGEPSNEKCDVYSFGVILWELLTMQQPWSGLNPAQVVGAVAFQNRRLAIPQDTCPVLAALMESCWADDPRQRPSFSNIVDTLKKLLKPPVPLEQMASP from the exons ATGGGGCCAGCTTCGAAAGCGGGCCCGCCGCTGACATCGTCTAACGTGTTCAACCGCGGCTGCCCTCTACCGCTACGTGGACCGTATCGGAGCAGCGTTCCCACGTGCGAAACTGTGCGCACGTTAGCGCCGCAgcgcttaattatttatttttgtgttcTCCGCGCCCCCACCGCCTTCGTCGTCGCCTTAAGGAACTCCTCCTCGCCCCCACCCGGACACCGGAGTCCCGCGACGGCCTCcgccttctcttccttcttcctcttataTTTGG GGAGGGTTTTATCGAGTGCTGGAGACAGCGAAAGATGCCGCGAGCCTGCGCTCGTGATCCCCGTGAGGCGGTCCGTGAGAATGCCCCATCGGCGGCCCCTCCTCCCTCGGCATCCCACATCCTCCTCCAACGACCCCCCGCCTTCTTTTGATCGCGAGAGCCACCCGCCCCCGTCGCCGAAGCAGCTCGTGGAGTCCAGCGATCGGGCACCAGCGGCCGCTTGGAAACCCGGGAACCGGTTCTTGAGCACTCGCCCGAGGTCCGGCCTCGATGAGGAGCGCCGGCCCTTGGTCGGACCCCAGGGGGGCGGTGTGATGACCCCGGCGGAAATGTTCGGCGACCAGGACCGCTTCCTGATTCCGTTGCAGCGGCTGTCCAGCGGCGGCGGGAGCAGCAGCTTCGGCGGCAGCTTGTTCACGGTGGACGGGAACGTGCTCTCCGGGACGACTGCCACCGTGGAGGGGAGCGGCAGTCTGTTGGCGGCAGTGGACGGCGGCATGGATCTGAGGGATGAGTCGGCTGATCGGAATTGGGCGCAGAGGGCGCGGGAGAGCTATTATCTGCAGTCGTCGCTGGCAACCAGGTTGACGTCGCAGGCGTTCTTGGCCGGACAGCCGCTCCTCCTGCTGGAAAACTCTCAGGAGATTTGCGGTGTCTCGGCCGATTCGGAGACGGTGTCGTATCGACTATGG GTCAATGGTTGCTTGTCTTATTCTGATAAGATAGTTGATGGATTCTATAACATTATGGGAATGGATCCTTACTTGTGGGCAATGTGCAATGAACCAGAGGTTGGTAAAAGGTTGCCCTCATTGACGGCTCTCCAAGTAGTTGATCCGAGTGAGTCCTCGATGGAAGTTGTCCTTGTTGATAAGTATGCTGATCTTAGCCTTAAACAGCTCGAAAACAGAGCTTTGGAGCTTTACCATGCATCAGAAACTAAGTTAGAGCTTGTAGAAAAACTCGCCGGACTTGTTTCTGGCTTTATGGG GGGTGCATTCAAATCAGAGCAAGGTGATCTTCATCGATTGTGGAAGTCGTATAGCAAAGAATTAAGAAAACGTCAAAAAAGTGTTGTCATTCCTATTGGCAACTTGTCTATAGGACTTTGTAGGCATCGTGCCATTCTCTTTAAG GAACTGGCTGATTACATAGGAATTCCATGTCGTATAGCTCATGGCTGTAAGTACTGTTCTTCAGTGCATCCTTCTTCTTGCCTAGTGAAAGTTGAGGATGCCAAACAGTCATTCAG GGAATATGTGGTAGATTTAGTTGGTGAACCAGGAAGATTCTATAATCCAGATTCATCCATCAATGGCAATTTGCTTTCGTCTCTGCCCTCCCCGTTCCAAGGTCCCCATTTGCTTGGTTGTAAGAACTTGTATACTTCTGAGACGACATGGAATCAGATGCTAGTTCAAGAGCAAACAG GTATGATTGCAAGAAACTGTTATGATCCATCTGAAATAGAAGCTTCCAGACATTTAAAAGTAAAGGCAATTGGTAGCAAGGGTGAGAAGAAGGGGAATCCTCCAACAGTACCTAAATACTTGAATCTGGAGCCTTCTCTTGCTATGGATTGGCTTGAGATATCATGGGACAAGTTGGAGATCAAGGAACGAATTGGAGCTG GTTCATTTGGGACAGTTTATCATGCTGAATGGCATGGATCA GATGTTGCAGTGAAGGTTCTTGCTGATCAAGACTTTCATGAAGATCAGTTGAAGGAGTTTCTGAGAGAG GTAGCTTCAAGAAAAGAAATGTACAACAGCAAATTGATGAAATACAGaactataaagaaaaaaagatcgaGTAGAAGCTGCTGCTTGCAAGTTCTTAACCTGCAGGCCAACTTTTGCCCG GTTGCTATAATGAAACGGGTTCGCCATCCAAATGTTGTACTATTCATGGGAGCTGTCACAAAACAACCATATTTGTCAATAGTGACCGAGTATCTGCCTAG GGGAAGTCTTTACCGTCTCATAAACAGAACTGCTGCTGGGGAAATTTTGGACAGGCGGCGTCGGTTGCGGATGGCCCTTGATGTG GCCAAAGGTGTCAATTATCTTCATTGTCTAAATCCACCTATTGTGCATTGGGATCTGAAGACTCCTAATCTTTTGGTAGACAAGAATTGGTCAGTGAAG CCTGAGTGGATGGCTCCAGAATTTCTTCGTGGAGAACCATCAAATGAAAAATgtgatgtttacagcttcggGGTGATCTTATGGGAGCTATTAACAATGCAACAACCTTGGAGTGGGCTTAACCCTGCGCAG GTTGTCGGAGCAGTTGCCTTTCAGAATAGAAGGCTGGCAATTCCTCAAGATACTTGTCCCGTGTTAGCAGCTCTCATGGAATCATGCTGGGCTGA TGATCCAAGACAGCGGCCTTCCTTTTCAAACATCGTTGATACGTTGAAGAAGCTACTGAAACCACCTGTGCCGCTGGAACAGATGGCCAGCCCAtag
- the LOC135626987 gene encoding serine/threonine-protein kinase CTR1-like isoform X3, translating into MGPASKAGPPLTSSNVFNRGCPLPLRGPYRSSVPTCETVRTLAPQRLIIYFCVLRAPTAFVVALRNSSSPPPGHRSPATASAFSSFFLLYLGRVLSSAGDSERCREPALVIPVRRSVRMPHRRPLLPRHPTSSSNDPPPSFDRESHPPPSPKQLVESSDRAPAAAWKPGNRFLSTRPRSGLDEERRPLVGPQGGGVMTPAEMFGDQDRFLIPLQRLSSGGGSSSFGGSLFTVDGNVLSGTTATVEGSGSLLAAVDGGMDLRDESADRNWAQRARESYYLQSSLATRLTSQAFLAGQPLLLLENSQEICGVSADSETVSYRLWVNGCLSYSDKIVDGFYNIMGMDPYLWAMCNEPEVGKRLPSLTALQVVDPSESSMEVVLVDKYADLSLKQLENRALELYHASETKLELVEKLAGLVSGFMGGAFKSEQGDLHRLWKSYSKELRKRQKSVVIPIGNLSIGLCRHRAILFKELADYIGIPCRIAHGCKYCSSVHPSSCLVKVEDAKQSFREYVVDLVGEPGRFYNPDSSINGNLLSSLPSPFQGPHLLGCKNLYTSETTWNQMLVQEQTGMIARNCYDPSEIEASRHLKVKAIGSKGEKKGNPPTVPKYLNLEPSLAMDWLEISWDKLEIKERIGAGSFGTVYHAEWHGSDVAVKVLADQDFHEDQLKEFLREVAIMKRVRHPNVVLFMGAVTKQPYLSIVTEYLPRGSLYRLINRTAAGEILDRRRRLRMALDVAKGVNYLHCLNPPIVHWDLKTPNLLVDKNWSVKVCDFGLSRFKANTFISSKSVAGTPEWMAPEFLRGEPSNEKCDVYSFGVILWELLTMQQPWSGLNPAQVVGAVAFQNRRLAIPQDTCPVLAALMESCWADDPRQRPSFSNIVDTLKKLLKPPVPLEQMASP; encoded by the exons ATGGGGCCAGCTTCGAAAGCGGGCCCGCCGCTGACATCGTCTAACGTGTTCAACCGCGGCTGCCCTCTACCGCTACGTGGACCGTATCGGAGCAGCGTTCCCACGTGCGAAACTGTGCGCACGTTAGCGCCGCAgcgcttaattatttatttttgtgttcTCCGCGCCCCCACCGCCTTCGTCGTCGCCTTAAGGAACTCCTCCTCGCCCCCACCCGGACACCGGAGTCCCGCGACGGCCTCcgccttctcttccttcttcctcttataTTTGG GGAGGGTTTTATCGAGTGCTGGAGACAGCGAAAGATGCCGCGAGCCTGCGCTCGTGATCCCCGTGAGGCGGTCCGTGAGAATGCCCCATCGGCGGCCCCTCCTCCCTCGGCATCCCACATCCTCCTCCAACGACCCCCCGCCTTCTTTTGATCGCGAGAGCCACCCGCCCCCGTCGCCGAAGCAGCTCGTGGAGTCCAGCGATCGGGCACCAGCGGCCGCTTGGAAACCCGGGAACCGGTTCTTGAGCACTCGCCCGAGGTCCGGCCTCGATGAGGAGCGCCGGCCCTTGGTCGGACCCCAGGGGGGCGGTGTGATGACCCCGGCGGAAATGTTCGGCGACCAGGACCGCTTCCTGATTCCGTTGCAGCGGCTGTCCAGCGGCGGCGGGAGCAGCAGCTTCGGCGGCAGCTTGTTCACGGTGGACGGGAACGTGCTCTCCGGGACGACTGCCACCGTGGAGGGGAGCGGCAGTCTGTTGGCGGCAGTGGACGGCGGCATGGATCTGAGGGATGAGTCGGCTGATCGGAATTGGGCGCAGAGGGCGCGGGAGAGCTATTATCTGCAGTCGTCGCTGGCAACCAGGTTGACGTCGCAGGCGTTCTTGGCCGGACAGCCGCTCCTCCTGCTGGAAAACTCTCAGGAGATTTGCGGTGTCTCGGCCGATTCGGAGACGGTGTCGTATCGACTATGG GTCAATGGTTGCTTGTCTTATTCTGATAAGATAGTTGATGGATTCTATAACATTATGGGAATGGATCCTTACTTGTGGGCAATGTGCAATGAACCAGAGGTTGGTAAAAGGTTGCCCTCATTGACGGCTCTCCAAGTAGTTGATCCGAGTGAGTCCTCGATGGAAGTTGTCCTTGTTGATAAGTATGCTGATCTTAGCCTTAAACAGCTCGAAAACAGAGCTTTGGAGCTTTACCATGCATCAGAAACTAAGTTAGAGCTTGTAGAAAAACTCGCCGGACTTGTTTCTGGCTTTATGGG GGGTGCATTCAAATCAGAGCAAGGTGATCTTCATCGATTGTGGAAGTCGTATAGCAAAGAATTAAGAAAACGTCAAAAAAGTGTTGTCATTCCTATTGGCAACTTGTCTATAGGACTTTGTAGGCATCGTGCCATTCTCTTTAAG GAACTGGCTGATTACATAGGAATTCCATGTCGTATAGCTCATGGCTGTAAGTACTGTTCTTCAGTGCATCCTTCTTCTTGCCTAGTGAAAGTTGAGGATGCCAAACAGTCATTCAG GGAATATGTGGTAGATTTAGTTGGTGAACCAGGAAGATTCTATAATCCAGATTCATCCATCAATGGCAATTTGCTTTCGTCTCTGCCCTCCCCGTTCCAAGGTCCCCATTTGCTTGGTTGTAAGAACTTGTATACTTCTGAGACGACATGGAATCAGATGCTAGTTCAAGAGCAAACAG GTATGATTGCAAGAAACTGTTATGATCCATCTGAAATAGAAGCTTCCAGACATTTAAAAGTAAAGGCAATTGGTAGCAAGGGTGAGAAGAAGGGGAATCCTCCAACAGTACCTAAATACTTGAATCTGGAGCCTTCTCTTGCTATGGATTGGCTTGAGATATCATGGGACAAGTTGGAGATCAAGGAACGAATTGGAGCTG GTTCATTTGGGACAGTTTATCATGCTGAATGGCATGGATCA GATGTTGCAGTGAAGGTTCTTGCTGATCAAGACTTTCATGAAGATCAGTTGAAGGAGTTTCTGAGAGAG GTTGCTATAATGAAACGGGTTCGCCATCCAAATGTTGTACTATTCATGGGAGCTGTCACAAAACAACCATATTTGTCAATAGTGACCGAGTATCTGCCTAG GGGAAGTCTTTACCGTCTCATAAACAGAACTGCTGCTGGGGAAATTTTGGACAGGCGGCGTCGGTTGCGGATGGCCCTTGATGTG GCCAAAGGTGTCAATTATCTTCATTGTCTAAATCCACCTATTGTGCATTGGGATCTGAAGACTCCTAATCTTTTGGTAGACAAGAATTGGTCAGTGAAG GTTTGTGATTTTGGGTTATCGAGATTCAAGGCTAATACTttcatatcatcaaaatctgttgCAGGAACA CCTGAGTGGATGGCTCCAGAATTTCTTCGTGGAGAACCATCAAATGAAAAATgtgatgtttacagcttcggGGTGATCTTATGGGAGCTATTAACAATGCAACAACCTTGGAGTGGGCTTAACCCTGCGCAG GTTGTCGGAGCAGTTGCCTTTCAGAATAGAAGGCTGGCAATTCCTCAAGATACTTGTCCCGTGTTAGCAGCTCTCATGGAATCATGCTGGGCTGA TGATCCAAGACAGCGGCCTTCCTTTTCAAACATCGTTGATACGTTGAAGAAGCTACTGAAACCACCTGTGCCGCTGGAACAGATGGCCAGCCCAtag